The region TGATAAATTTTGTAAACATTCTATTAACACCACGTTTCATGTAAAACCCGAATCATATTTGTATGGTGGATAAATTTGGGATTAATTTCCGCCACTTACCAACAGTAACGAATTTTTATCCGTATTTTTGAAAATGTTCCACGTGAAACATTTGGCAAATGTGAATATGTTGTGTTATTGTGTCAAAACCTGTGGAAACTGATTTTTAATGTATCAACAAGATATTAACATATATTTGGAGGTGTACGACGTCCAAAATAACGATGATTTTTACTAGAACAGTACTTGTTGATAGATGCTAAATTACTAATTTTAGGTAAGTCACCGGTTATTGAGGTAGATTCTATGCAGCCCTATATTCATCATTTTGCCAGCTTTTTAAGATTACACCTTGATTCCATTTCGGTAGGCCTGGTTGCAACGCTCCTGATGATTTACGGTGCCTTCATCAATAACTACTTCAAGAAGATTACAAGGAGCATTCCATTTGTGGGTCGGTTTGCCCTGTTCGTGGTTCTGTGCAGTGCGGGTTATGCGTTCCTGTCGTCGCAGATGGTGCGTTTCCTGAAAATGTTCCTGCGCGGACAGACGGACCTTGCGCTTATCGGAATTATCGCGGGCGCCTTCATCGTGCTAGCCTTTCTTGCCCGTAGCGGAAAGGACGTCTGATTTTTTTCCGCCCTGTTTACGGATGAATCCATTTGTGTGAATCCGGTGGCGACCTCGATGATAAAAATGAGTGTATATTGATGGCGCTGCGGGTGTCCGTAGCGGTTGTGCGGGGAATCCGCTTGAGGTTTTTATGAGTTCGGTTCTCAGGTTCGGAATTTTAGGAAGCGGATTTATCGCGACGAAAATGGTAGAGGCTGTCAAGGCGCTCGAAAGTCGCGGAATGGGAGTTGAGGCCTATGCGGTTGCCTCGCGTACGCTTTCGCGGGCGCAGAAGTTTGCCGCCGATTATGGAGTCAGGCATGCCTATGGCAGTTACGAGGAACTTGCGAACGATCCGCAGGTAGACCTGATTTATGTGGCGACGCCGCACTCCGAGCATTATAATAATATTCTGCTTTGCCTGGAACACAATAAGAACCTGTTGGTGGAAAAGGCGTTTACCGCAAATGCGCTAATGGCATCCGAAGTGATTGCCCTTGCCGAAGAAAAGGGCGTGTTCCTGTGCGAGGCGATGTGGACGCGTTTCTTGCCCGCGGTGCAGATGGTGAAGGACTGGATTT is a window of uncultured Fibrobacter sp. DNA encoding:
- a CDS encoding DUF3392 family protein; translated protein: MQPYIHHFASFLRLHLDSISVGLVATLLMIYGAFINNYFKKITRSIPFVGRFALFVVLCSAGYAFLSSQMVRFLKMFLRGQTDLALIGIIAGAFIVLAFLARSGKDV